Proteins encoded within one genomic window of Variovorax sp. OAS795:
- a CDS encoding response regulator transcription factor encodes MQPIAMTRHPIGVMLVDDHQTMLWGLSRLIDGEQPRMKVVATASCFEQALEHTEHCVPDVIVLDLDLAGQCSLDILPKLLSNDISRALVLTAERRQQTLDLAVLRGARGVLGKDASAEQVIDAIERVHKGELCIDAQAMGRVFSELTSPKKPAKVSPEAAKLASLTQKERHVIRAVVEGSGAPNKTLASRLFVTEHTFRNHLTSIYQKLGVANRLELYIYAIKHQLDLTPH; translated from the coding sequence ATGCAACCCATTGCAATGACGCGTCATCCCATCGGGGTCATGCTCGTCGACGACCACCAGACGATGCTGTGGGGGTTGTCCAGGCTCATCGACGGGGAGCAGCCCCGCATGAAGGTCGTTGCGACCGCGAGCTGTTTCGAGCAGGCGCTGGAGCACACCGAGCATTGCGTGCCCGACGTCATCGTGCTGGACCTCGACCTGGCCGGCCAGTGCTCGCTCGACATCTTGCCGAAGCTGCTGTCGAACGACATTTCACGCGCGCTCGTCCTCACCGCGGAGCGCAGGCAGCAGACACTGGACCTTGCCGTGCTGCGCGGCGCGAGGGGCGTGCTGGGCAAGGACGCCTCCGCGGAGCAGGTGATCGATGCGATCGAGCGCGTCCACAAGGGCGAGCTGTGCATCGATGCGCAGGCGATGGGCCGCGTGTTTTCCGAGCTGACCTCCCCCAAGAAGCCCGCGAAGGTGAGCCCCGAAGCGGCCAAGCTCGCGAGCCTGACCCAAAAGGAGCGGCACGTGATCCGTGCCGTGGTCGAGGGAAGCGGCGCTCCGAACAAGACGCTGGCGTCACGGCTGTTCGTCACCGAACACACGTTCCGCAATCACCTCACGTCGATCTACCAGAAGCTGGGTGTGGCGAACCGGCTGGAGCTTTACATCTACGCGATCAAGCACCAGCTGGATCTCACGCCGCATTGA
- a CDS encoding type II secretion system F family protein, translated as MLFPVLVFVAVSLAIGGFAVWMMPSRTAQRLQAVAPATKSAWTETAVKIVGPFAQLSSPTGEGDTSPLRLKFLSAGVRHPDASLFYFGLKTLLPLGFAGLAFVAMRAAGADNGLTTLLWLAIAALLGCYLPNIVLRTMIKRRQREIFENFPDAADLMLVCVEAGLGLDAALVKVTEEIRVKSEALAQELHWTNLEMRAGGTREKSLRNLALRTAVEEIGTFATMLTQADRFGTSIGESLRVFSDDLRHKRQVRAEELAAKVPTKMLLPLVLCIFPCISMVILTPAIIRMARVIAPMLGGGQ; from the coding sequence ATGCTGTTCCCTGTTCTCGTTTTCGTGGCCGTTTCCCTCGCCATCGGCGGGTTTGCGGTCTGGATGATGCCCTCGCGCACGGCGCAGCGCCTCCAGGCCGTGGCGCCTGCGACCAAGTCGGCCTGGACTGAAACCGCGGTCAAGATCGTCGGGCCCTTCGCCCAGCTGTCTTCGCCCACCGGCGAAGGCGATACCTCGCCGCTGCGCCTGAAATTCCTGAGTGCGGGCGTGCGCCACCCGGACGCGAGCCTCTTCTACTTCGGCCTGAAAACGCTGCTGCCGCTCGGTTTCGCCGGCCTGGCCTTCGTGGCGATGCGCGCGGCGGGGGCGGACAACGGGCTCACCACGCTGCTGTGGCTCGCCATCGCTGCGCTGCTCGGCTGCTATCTGCCCAACATCGTGCTGCGCACGATGATCAAGAGGCGCCAGCGCGAGATCTTCGAGAACTTTCCCGACGCGGCCGACCTGATGCTGGTGTGCGTCGAGGCCGGCCTCGGGCTCGATGCCGCCCTTGTCAAGGTCACCGAGGAGATCCGCGTCAAGAGCGAAGCACTGGCACAGGAACTGCACTGGACCAATCTCGAGATGCGCGCCGGCGGCACTCGCGAAAAGTCTCTGCGCAACCTCGCGCTGCGCACCGCGGTGGAAGAAATCGGAACCTTTGCCACCATGCTGACCCAGGCCGACCGGTTCGGCACCAGCATCGGCGAATCGCTGCGCGTGTTCTCGGACGACCTGCGCCACAAGCGCCAGGTTCGCGCCGAAGAGCTGGCCGCCAAGGTGCCAACCAAGATGCTGTTGCCGCTGGTGCTGTGCATCTTTCCGTGCATCTCGATGGTCATCCTGACGCCGGCCATCATCCGCATGGCCCGCGTCATCGCGCCGATGCTCGGCGGCGGGCAGTGA
- a CDS encoding GMP reductase, with product MQIFDYDNILLLPRKCRVESRSECDASVTLGARSFRLPVVPANMKTVVDEPICLWLAQNGYFYVMHRFDLDNVKFVREMHGKGVFASISLGVKKPDYETVDQLAAEGLVPEYITIDIAHGHADSVKNMIGYLKQKLPASFVIAGNVGTPEAVIDLENWGADATKVGIGPGKVCITKLKTGFGTGGWQLSALKWCARVATKPIIADGGIRDHGDIAKSVRFGASMVMIGSLFAGHEESPGRTVEVDGALFKEYYGSASDFNKGEYKHVEGKRILEPIKGKLADTLVEMEQDVQSSISYAGGRTLMDIRKVNYVTLGGDNAGEHLLM from the coding sequence ATGCAGATTTTCGACTACGACAACATCCTTTTGCTGCCGCGCAAGTGCCGCGTGGAAAGCCGATCGGAATGCGACGCCAGCGTGACGCTGGGCGCGCGCAGCTTCCGGCTGCCGGTGGTGCCGGCCAACATGAAGACCGTGGTCGACGAGCCGATCTGCCTCTGGCTCGCGCAGAACGGCTACTTCTATGTGATGCACCGCTTCGACCTGGACAACGTGAAGTTCGTCAGGGAGATGCACGGCAAGGGCGTGTTCGCCTCGATCTCGCTGGGCGTCAAGAAGCCGGACTACGAGACGGTCGACCAGCTCGCGGCCGAGGGCCTCGTGCCCGAGTACATCACCATCGACATTGCGCACGGCCATGCCGACAGCGTGAAGAACATGATCGGCTACCTCAAGCAGAAGCTGCCCGCCTCGTTCGTGATTGCCGGCAACGTTGGCACGCCTGAAGCGGTGATCGACCTGGAAAACTGGGGCGCGGACGCCACCAAGGTCGGCATCGGCCCGGGCAAGGTCTGCATCACCAAGCTCAAGACCGGCTTCGGCACCGGGGGCTGGCAACTCAGCGCGCTCAAGTGGTGCGCGCGCGTGGCCACCAAGCCGATCATTGCCGACGGCGGCATCCGCGACCACGGCGACATTGCCAAGAGCGTGCGCTTCGGCGCCTCGATGGTGATGATCGGCTCGCTGTTCGCGGGCCACGAGGAGTCGCCGGGGCGCACGGTCGAAGTCGATGGTGCGCTCTTCAAGGAGTACTACGGCTCCGCCAGCGACTTCAACAAGGGCGAGTACAAGCACGTCGAAGGCAAGCGCATCCTCGAGCCGATCAAGGGCAAGCTGGCCGACACGCTGGTCGAGATGGAGCAGGACGTGCAGAGCTCCATCAGCTACGCCGGCGGCCGCACGCTGATGGACATCCGCAAGGTCAACTACGTCACGCTGGGCGGCGACAACGCGGGCGAACACCTGCTGATGTAG
- a CDS encoding alpha/beta hydrolase, which yields MASYEPAWLEGMYNNLARVKDHPAYFARWAGDSEAARERLPGRIDVAYGQGVNETLDIFPAPVPGAPVLVFIHGGYWRAMDKRDHSFIAPAFNDRGVCVVVPNYALCPGTAERPVTVPDIVMQMARALAWTWRNAASFGADPARITVAGHSAGGHMAAALLACDWKALAPDLPAQLVRNALSISGLYDLRPLQRTPFLEHALKLSDADALRASPALWPAPARGQLHAVVGGDESEEFLRQNTSIREAWGRNSVPVCEALDGLNHFSIVDALADGDHRLHRQAVQLLEA from the coding sequence ATGGCCTCGTACGAACCCGCCTGGCTGGAAGGCATGTACAACAATCTTGCAAGGGTGAAAGACCACCCCGCCTACTTCGCCCGCTGGGCCGGGGATTCCGAAGCCGCACGCGAGAGGCTGCCGGGCCGGATCGACGTGGCCTATGGCCAGGGCGTGAATGAAACGCTCGACATCTTTCCCGCACCCGTGCCCGGCGCGCCGGTGCTGGTGTTCATTCATGGCGGCTACTGGCGCGCCATGGACAAGCGGGATCATTCCTTCATTGCGCCCGCGTTCAACGACCGCGGCGTGTGCGTGGTGGTGCCCAACTATGCGCTGTGCCCCGGCACGGCCGAGCGGCCGGTGACGGTGCCGGACATCGTCATGCAGATGGCGCGCGCGCTGGCATGGACCTGGCGCAATGCCGCGAGCTTTGGTGCGGATCCCGCGCGCATCACGGTGGCAGGCCACTCGGCCGGCGGCCACATGGCGGCGGCACTGCTCGCGTGCGACTGGAAGGCGCTCGCGCCCGACCTGCCGGCGCAGCTGGTGCGCAACGCGCTGTCGATCTCCGGCCTCTACGACCTTCGGCCGTTGCAGCGCACGCCCTTCCTCGAACACGCGCTGAAGCTCAGCGATGCGGATGCGCTGCGCGCCAGCCCGGCGCTGTGGCCGGCGCCCGCGCGAGGCCAGCTGCATGCGGTGGTGGGAGGCGACGAGAGCGAGGAGTTCCTGCGCCAGAACACGTCGATCCGCGAAGCCTGGGGCCGCAACAGCGTGCCGGTGTGCGAGGCGCTCGACGGGCTGAACCACTTCAGCATCGTCGATGCACTGGCCGACGGCGACCACCGGCTGCACCGGCAGGCGGTGCAGTTGCTCGAAGCCTGA
- a CDS encoding histidine kinase: MPATAIDPDSGPDSSLTADALMVARMRLVLSVSALLAVGVDTGDPDPEQVGRTIWLVFSGFVVYSFGVYVCTRSGQPYFQGKAIHWIDILWFTLIVVVTGGGGSLYFLFYFFAILTSSFRWGYEEGARMTMASVASFAACGLATGTGSDTPQLLMRTTFMLALGHMIGHWGGSKVELRRRLALLSQVSRLSNPRFGVNRTIASTMEKALAFFDATHCILLMRETEGSSWVLRSLGKSEHGEPVHVETIDHVCESPLMALEADEIVLSNRLAWPLNFLSADGHAFDVRSQRWQPQDDKGLRRSAAVAAMLEARSFMSAPLPMRQGEGRIFLSSHEALFRKSDAIFLAHLVNQVFPVIETIRVLDGMASEAASKERMKLSLDLHDTAIQPYIGLKLGLHAIRKKASTDNPLVGDLDKLAAMAESVVADLRHFAGTMKQGGDSRCEFILPHLHRQATRIKTLYGIDIQIVVDGDFHLDDRMTAEVLQLVREGLNNICKHTHAHRGRVRIGCTDGKLQIRIENEASGTDFSSFRPRSITERAAALGGIAEVTQGSGGSTAVLVEIPI; encoded by the coding sequence ATGCCCGCCACCGCCATCGACCCGGATTCCGGACCCGACTCCAGCCTGACCGCCGATGCACTGATGGTGGCGCGGATGCGGCTGGTGCTGTCGGTGTCGGCGCTGCTGGCGGTTGGGGTTGACACCGGCGATCCAGACCCGGAGCAGGTAGGCAGGACCATCTGGCTGGTCTTTTCGGGGTTCGTGGTCTACAGCTTCGGCGTCTACGTCTGTACGCGCTCGGGCCAGCCGTATTTCCAGGGCAAGGCCATCCACTGGATCGACATCCTGTGGTTCACGCTGATCGTCGTCGTGACCGGCGGCGGCGGCAGCCTCTACTTTCTCTTCTACTTCTTCGCCATTCTCACCTCGTCCTTCCGGTGGGGCTATGAAGAAGGTGCGCGCATGACCATGGCCTCGGTCGCGTCGTTCGCCGCATGCGGACTTGCGACGGGCACGGGGAGCGACACGCCGCAACTGCTCATGCGCACCACCTTCATGTTGGCGCTCGGGCACATGATCGGGCACTGGGGCGGCTCGAAGGTCGAACTGCGCCGGCGCCTCGCGCTCCTGAGCCAGGTCAGCCGGTTGTCGAACCCGAGATTCGGCGTCAACCGCACGATCGCCAGCACGATGGAAAAAGCGCTGGCCTTCTTCGATGCAACCCATTGCATCCTGTTGATGCGCGAGACGGAAGGCAGCTCCTGGGTGCTGCGCTCTCTCGGAAAAAGCGAACACGGCGAGCCGGTCCACGTCGAGACGATCGACCATGTCTGCGAATCCCCGTTGATGGCGCTGGAGGCCGATGAGATCGTGCTGAGCAACCGCCTGGCATGGCCATTGAATTTCCTGAGCGCCGACGGGCATGCCTTCGACGTCCGTTCGCAGCGCTGGCAGCCCCAGGACGACAAAGGCCTGCGGCGCAGCGCGGCAGTCGCCGCGATGCTGGAGGCACGCAGCTTCATGTCGGCGCCCCTGCCGATGCGCCAGGGCGAGGGACGGATCTTCCTGTCGTCCCACGAAGCACTGTTCCGCAAGTCCGATGCGATTTTCCTGGCGCACCTCGTGAACCAGGTCTTTCCGGTCATCGAGACCATCAGGGTGCTCGACGGCATGGCCTCCGAGGCCGCCTCCAAGGAGCGCATGAAGCTTTCGCTGGACCTGCACGACACCGCAATCCAGCCCTACATCGGGCTCAAGCTCGGGTTGCACGCGATTCGCAAGAAGGCGTCCACCGACAACCCGCTGGTCGGCGACCTGGACAAGCTGGCGGCCATGGCCGAGAGCGTGGTGGCGGACCTGCGCCACTTTGCGGGGACCATGAAGCAGGGCGGCGACAGCCGCTGCGAGTTCATCCTTCCGCACCTGCACCGCCAGGCGACGCGCATCAAGACGCTCTACGGCATCGACATCCAGATCGTCGTCGACGGCGACTTCCACCTGGACGACCGCATGACGGCCGAAGTGCTCCAGCTGGTGCGCGAAGGCCTCAACAACATCTGCAAGCACACCCATGCGCACCGCGGCCGCGTCCGCATCGGCTGCACGGACGGCAAGCTGCAGATCCGGATCGAGAACGAAGCCAGCGGGACGGATTTCTCCAGCTTCCGCCCGCGCTCGATCACCGAACGCGCAGCCGCCCTCGGAGGAATCGCCGAGGTGACCCAAGGCAGCGGCGGCTCGACCGCGGTACTGGTCGAAATCCCAATCTGA
- the azu gene encoding azurin: MLRHRLAAIATLAFVSSSAFAADCSVEIEANDAMQFNKPALEVGKGCKEFTVKLKHVGKLPKQAMGHNWVLAKTADVQAVAADGIAAGLPQNYVKQGDARVLAHTKIIGGGESDSVTFPVAKLAAADSYTFFCSFPGHSSIMKGTLKLAK, encoded by the coding sequence ATGCTTCGCCACCGCCTCGCTGCCATCGCCACCCTGGCGTTTGTTTCTTCCTCCGCGTTTGCCGCCGACTGTTCCGTCGAGATCGAGGCCAACGACGCCATGCAGTTCAACAAGCCCGCCCTCGAGGTGGGCAAGGGCTGCAAGGAATTCACCGTCAAGCTCAAGCACGTGGGCAAGCTGCCGAAGCAGGCCATGGGCCACAACTGGGTGCTCGCCAAGACCGCCGATGTGCAGGCGGTCGCCGCCGACGGCATTGCTGCCGGCCTGCCGCAGAACTACGTCAAGCAGGGCGACGCGCGCGTCCTGGCGCACACCAAGATCATCGGGGGCGGTGAAAGCGACAGCGTGACCTTCCCGGTCGCCAAGCTGGCCGCAGCCGACAGCTACACCTTCTTCTGCTCGTTCCCGGGCCATTCCTCGATCATGAAGGGCACGCTGAAACTCGCGAAATAA
- a CDS encoding UvrD-helicase domain-containing protein translates to MSLFGSLDASAGAPHSPTADSPLLANLNPEQRTAVTLPAGNALILAGAGSGKTRVLTTRIAWLLQTGQVSAGGILAVTFTNKAAKEMMTRLTAMLPVNVRGMWIGTFHGLCNRLLRAHWKLANLPSTFQILDTQDQLSAIKRLMKQFNVDDERFPAKQTQWFIAGAKEDGLRPKDVEIRTEDDRKKVELYQLYEEQCQREGVVDFGELMLRSYELLRDNDPVREHYQRRFRHILIDEFQDTNRLQYAWIKMLSGTTAAGQFTPGQNSVIAVGDDDQSIYAFRGARVGNMADFVREFDVQHQIKLEQNYRSYSNILDSANELISHNKKRLGKNLRTDQGPGEPVRVYESPTDLAEAQWMVEEMRQLVRDGFDRKEMAVLYRSNAQSRVIETALFNASVPYRVYGGLRFFERAEIKHALAYLRLLENKDDDTSFLRVVNFPPRGIGARTLEQLQDAARTAGRSLHDAVHAVGGKAGSNLTAFVAKIDVLREQTQGASLREIIELVLDHSGLVEHYKADREGADRIENLEELVNAAESFVTQEGFGRDAVALPIDELRQSLASQGIDPNRPLMDEPLAPDAETGETLSPLAAFLTHAALESGDNQAQAGQDAVQLMTVHAAKGLEFDCVFITGMEEGLFPHENSMSDFESLEEERRLMYVAITRARKRLYLSHSQTRMLHGQTRYNVKSRFFEELPEGALKWLTPKNQAFTPSAFGYGGGYASTRGGSGGYSGGSGSGGYGGSKDTYASPPVPPQKTAPSHGLRSGMQVFHNKFGEGTVLSLEGTGDDARAQVKFSRHGVKWLALSVAKLTPV, encoded by the coding sequence ATGTCTCTTTTCGGCTCGCTCGACGCCTCAGCCGGCGCCCCCCATTCCCCAACGGCCGACTCGCCGCTGCTCGCCAACCTCAATCCGGAGCAGCGCACCGCGGTCACGCTGCCTGCGGGCAACGCCCTCATCCTTGCCGGCGCCGGCTCGGGCAAGACGCGGGTGCTGACCACCCGCATCGCCTGGCTGCTGCAGACCGGCCAGGTGTCCGCCGGCGGCATCCTGGCGGTGACCTTCACCAACAAGGCCGCCAAGGAAATGATGACGCGGCTGACGGCAATGCTGCCCGTCAATGTGCGCGGGATGTGGATCGGCACCTTCCACGGCCTGTGCAACCGCCTCCTGCGCGCCCACTGGAAGCTGGCCAACCTGCCTTCCACCTTCCAGATCCTCGACACGCAGGACCAGCTCTCGGCCATCAAGCGGCTGATGAAGCAGTTCAATGTCGACGACGAGCGCTTTCCGGCCAAGCAGACGCAGTGGTTCATCGCGGGTGCCAAGGAAGACGGCCTGCGCCCCAAAGACGTCGAGATCCGCACCGAGGACGACCGCAAGAAGGTCGAGCTCTACCAGCTCTATGAAGAGCAGTGCCAGCGCGAAGGCGTGGTCGATTTCGGCGAGCTCATGCTGCGCAGCTACGAACTGCTGCGCGACAACGATCCGGTGCGCGAGCACTACCAGCGGCGCTTTCGCCACATCCTGATCGACGAGTTCCAGGACACCAACCGCCTGCAGTACGCGTGGATCAAGATGCTCTCGGGCACCACGGCGGCCGGCCAGTTCACGCCGGGGCAGAACAGCGTGATCGCGGTGGGCGACGACGACCAGAGCATCTACGCCTTTCGCGGCGCCCGCGTGGGCAACATGGCCGACTTCGTGCGCGAGTTCGACGTGCAGCACCAGATCAAGCTGGAGCAGAACTACCGGAGCTACAGCAACATCCTCGACTCCGCCAACGAGCTCATCAGCCACAACAAGAAGCGGCTCGGCAAGAACCTGCGCACCGACCAGGGTCCGGGCGAACCGGTGCGCGTGTACGAATCGCCCACCGACCTGGCCGAGGCGCAATGGATGGTCGAGGAAATGCGCCAGCTCGTGCGCGACGGCTTCGACCGCAAGGAAATGGCCGTGCTCTACCGCAGCAATGCGCAGAGCCGGGTGATCGAGACGGCGCTCTTCAACGCCTCGGTGCCGTACCGCGTGTATGGTGGCCTGCGCTTCTTCGAGCGTGCCGAAATCAAGCACGCGCTAGCCTACCTGCGCCTGCTCGAGAACAAGGACGACGACACCAGCTTCCTGCGCGTGGTCAACTTTCCGCCGCGCGGCATCGGCGCGCGCACGCTGGAGCAACTGCAGGACGCGGCGCGCACGGCCGGCCGTTCGCTGCACGATGCGGTGCATGCCGTGGGCGGCAAGGCGGGATCGAACCTCACGGCCTTCGTTGCCAAGATCGACGTGCTGCGCGAGCAAACGCAGGGCGCGAGCCTGCGCGAGATCATCGAGCTGGTGCTCGACCACAGCGGCCTTGTCGAACACTACAAGGCCGACCGCGAAGGCGCCGACCGGATCGAGAACCTGGAAGAACTGGTGAACGCGGCCGAGAGCTTCGTCACGCAGGAAGGCTTCGGCCGCGATGCGGTGGCGCTGCCGATCGACGAACTGCGCCAGTCGCTGGCGAGCCAGGGCATCGACCCGAACCGGCCGCTGATGGACGAGCCGCTCGCGCCCGATGCCGAGACGGGCGAAACGCTGAGCCCGCTGGCCGCGTTCCTCACGCATGCCGCGCTGGAGTCGGGCGACAACCAGGCGCAGGCCGGGCAGGACGCGGTGCAGCTCATGACCGTCCACGCCGCCAAGGGCCTGGAGTTCGACTGCGTGTTCATCACCGGCATGGAAGAGGGCCTGTTCCCGCACGAGAACTCGATGAGCGATTTCGAAAGCCTCGAGGAAGAACGCCGCCTGATGTACGTGGCAATCACGCGGGCGCGCAAGCGCCTGTACCTGAGCCATTCGCAAACGCGCATGCTGCACGGCCAGACCCGCTACAACGTGAAGAGCCGCTTCTTCGAAGAGCTGCCCGAAGGCGCGCTCAAGTGGCTCACGCCGAAGAACCAGGCCTTCACGCCGTCGGCCTTCGGGTATGGCGGCGGCTATGCGAGCACGCGTGGCGGGAGCGGCGGCTACAGCGGCGGCAGTGGCTCGGGCGGCTATGGCGGCAGCAAGGACACCTATGCCAGCCCGCCGGTTCCGCCGCAGAAGACCGCGCCCTCGCACGGCCTGCGCTCGGGCATGCAGGTGTTCCACAACAAGTTCGGCGAAGGCACGGTGCTGTCGCTTGAAGGCACGGGCGACGATGCGCGCGCGCAGGTCAAGTTCTCGCGCCACGGCGTGAAGTGGCTCGCGCTGTCGGTGGCCAAGCTCACGCCCGTCTGA
- a CDS encoding type II secretion system F family protein has product MFENLVGDTLITLSVLVFVTVLMVIEALYMLWRSYRGPGVQKIGKRLQALSAATDRMAQARLVKDRVLSEAPWMQRVLLKLPRAHRLDRFILQAGLEWTVSHVLLACALSGTLVFFAMSSLANQPAWIAALAGAAGAAVPMLYLSYRRGRRLEHLERQLPDALDLVTRALRAGHSFASSVQMIGEEMSEPIAGEFRMVADEVGFGVSLQQALTNMSERVPLTDLRYFVVSVLIQRDSGGNLTEVLSNLSGLIRNRLKLLARVRVLSAEGRLSAWILGLMPFALAALMNAFNPQFMSPLWTDPMGITVVKYMLGLMVIGVLILRKIVKIRV; this is encoded by the coding sequence ATGTTCGAGAACCTGGTTGGAGACACGCTCATCACGCTGTCGGTGCTGGTCTTCGTGACGGTGCTGATGGTGATCGAGGCGTTGTACATGCTCTGGCGTTCCTACAGGGGCCCCGGAGTGCAGAAGATCGGCAAGCGGCTGCAGGCGCTGTCGGCGGCCACCGACCGCATGGCGCAAGCGCGGCTCGTGAAGGACCGCGTGCTCAGCGAGGCGCCATGGATGCAGCGCGTTCTGTTGAAACTGCCGCGAGCCCATCGCCTGGACCGCTTCATTCTCCAGGCCGGGCTGGAGTGGACCGTGTCCCATGTGCTGTTGGCGTGCGCGCTGTCCGGCACGCTTGTTTTCTTTGCCATGTCTTCGCTCGCGAACCAGCCCGCATGGATTGCGGCGCTCGCAGGCGCCGCCGGTGCGGCGGTGCCGATGCTCTATCTGAGCTACCGGCGCGGCCGGCGCCTGGAGCATCTCGAAAGGCAGCTGCCGGACGCGCTGGACCTGGTGACGCGCGCCCTGCGGGCCGGCCATTCGTTCGCGAGCAGCGTGCAGATGATCGGCGAGGAAATGTCCGAGCCTATTGCAGGCGAGTTCCGCATGGTGGCCGACGAGGTCGGCTTCGGCGTTTCGCTGCAGCAGGCGCTCACGAACATGAGCGAGCGCGTGCCGCTCACGGACTTGCGCTACTTTGTGGTCTCCGTGCTGATCCAGCGCGACTCTGGCGGCAACCTGACCGAAGTTCTGAGCAACCTCAGCGGGCTCATCCGCAACCGCCTCAAGCTGCTGGCGCGGGTGCGCGTGCTGTCCGCGGAAGGGCGGCTGTCGGCCTGGATCCTCGGCCTGATGCCCTTTGCATTGGCGGCGCTGATGAATGCCTTCAACCCGCAGTTCATGTCGCCCTTGTGGACCGACCCGATGGGCATCACGGTCGTCAAGTACATGCTCGGCCTGATGGTCATCGGTGTGCTGATCCTGCGCAAGATCGTGAAGATCCGAGTCTGA